One genomic window of Solanum dulcamara chromosome 10, daSolDulc1.2, whole genome shotgun sequence includes the following:
- the LOC129870257 gene encoding uncharacterized protein LOC129870257, producing MVIDPYLQQLVVMEQEGSCMVPLVKVPKTEGPTQLSAMQLEKGLEVGVPTFIDTIASLSEDNGAREALPPYMKKGVMPKKLPRQLPLKCQKERRPVLTEPSRNRDNSPLPFSSSTRRDNLWKRPYKNGMKTCGSFKTKSGDFCSSSAPRSSPYQVGESVMTRHLIMKTGERSRVLERLIEGSRMSKRILEEGRRT from the exons ATGGTGATCGacccctacctccaacaactcgTGGTTATGGAGCAAGAGGGATCATGTATGGTGCCCCTAGTCAAGGTGCCGAAGACAGAAGGACCAACCCAACTTTCGGCCATGCAGCTTGAGAAGGGCCTAGAGGTGGGAGTACCGACGTTCATAGACACCATTGCGAGTTTGAGTGAAGACAATGGTGCTAGAGAGGCATTGCCACCTTACATGAAGAAGGGCGTGATGCCGAAGAAGTTGCCAAGACAGTTGCCTCTAAAGTGCCAAAAAGAACGGAGGCCAGTATTGACTGAACCAAGCAGGAATAGGGACAACAGTCCGCTGCCATTTTCTTCGTCCACTAGAAGGGACAATCTCTGGAAGAGGCCATATAAGAATGGCATGAAGACTTGTGGCAGTTTCAAGACTAAGTCCGGAGACTTTTGTAGCAGCAGTGCGCCGAGGTCGTCGCCAtatcaggtgggggagagtgtcatgacccgccacttgatcatgaagacgggggaaagatctagagtcttggagaggttaatagaaggctctagaatgtccaagagaattctagaagaag gtagaagaacctag